In Columba livia isolate bColLiv1 breed racing homer chromosome 8, bColLiv1.pat.W.v2, whole genome shotgun sequence, a single genomic region encodes these proteins:
- the LOC110363827 gene encoding very-long-chain enoyl-CoA reductase: MGGRAGFFEVEILDWKTKKPLCFLDKVEPNATIREIRLMFHKSYPRWYPARQSIKLDPKGKSLRDEEILQHLPVGTTATLYFKDLGPQIGWTTVFLIEYTGPLFIYFLFYFRMPFVYGLDERFTSSPHPVVNLACICHSFHYIKRLIETVFVHRFSHGTMPLRNIVKNCLYYWGFAAWLAYYINHPLYTPPSYGKKQINFAVIMFLLCEAGNFSIHVALSDLRRNGSKTRKIPYPTKNPFTWLFFFVSCPNYTYEVGTWISFTIMTQCVPVGLFTLLCFIQMTIWAKDKHCTYLREFKDYPTLRMPIIPFLL, from the exons GTGGAAATCCTTGATTGGAAGACAAAGAAACCGCTATGCTTCCTAGATAAg GTGGAACCAAATGCTACAATTAGGGAGATCAGATTGATGTTCCATAAATCAT ATCCTCGGTGGTATCCAGCAAGACAGTCCATAAAACTTGATCCAA aaGGAAAGTCCCTGAGGGATGAGGAAATCCTGCAGCACCTCCCTGTTGGCACAACTGCTACCTTATACTTTAAAGATTTAGGGCCACAGATAGGATGGACTACG GTATTTTTGATAGAATATACAGGTCCATTGTTcatctattttctgttttatttccgCATGCCTTTTGTCTATGGACTGGATGAGAGGTTTACATCAAGCCCGCATCCAGTAGTTAA CTTGGCATGTATCTGCCATTCTTTCCACTACATCAAAAGGTTGATTGAAACAGTATTTGTTCATCGGTTCTCCCATGGGACTATGCCACTGAGGAATATTGTGAAG AACTGCTTGTATTACTGGGGATTTGCAGCTTGGCTTGCTTATTACATCAATCATCCTCTTTACACTCCTCCTT cttatgggaaaaaacagataaatttTGCTGTGATCATGTTTCTG CTGTGTGAAGCTGGAAATTTTTCCATTCATGTTGCACTCAGTGACCTCCGGAGAAATG GATCCAAAACCCGTAAGATCCCATATCCAACAAAGAATCCTTTCACAtggctgtttttctttgtatcttGCCCTAACTATACATATGAG GTGGGGACCTGGATCAGTTTCACTATCATGACTCAGTGTGTTCCAG TGGGGCTGTtcaccttgctttgcttcattCAGATGACAATCTGGGCAAAGGATAAACACTGCACCTACCTACGAGAATTCAAGGATTATCCAACTCTTCGAATGCCAATTATTCCCTTTTTGTTATAA